CGACGCTCCTGTCCCGGACGGCGACGAGGTGTTTGCAGTGGTCGTGCGATCGGGGGTCGACGAGCCGCCGCGAATCCGGGAGATTCGGTCGTCGATCGCGTGAGGAGCGACGACGGTCCACCATGGTTCCGACCCGAACTCGTTAACCGGATGAGGCGCCCAGTACGCCCGTGACATCCGCCGACCTCGGACTCGATCTCGACGTGCGCGACACGGACGCGGTCGCCGACCGACGCGACGACCTCGTCGCGGCCGTCCGGGACCACGCCGGGACGATCGCCTACCAACTCGCGCGGCTGCAGGGCGGCGACTACGGCCGCCAGGAGCTGTCGACGCCGGGCGGGACCTGGACGGTCAAACACGAGGCGGGCGAACTGGAGTTCCTGCTGTTCTCACCGAAATCCGGCTCCGACGTGTACGTCATCTCGACGAAACAGCCGCCCGAGCCAGCGGACCTGTCGGCCGCGCTCGGCGACTACGCGAACTTCGTCGCGGCGTGGAACGAGTGGGTCGACTCGCTGTCCGGCGTCTTAGACGACGTCCACGTCGACTTCCCCGAGCCCGCCTCGACGGACGGCCTCGTCGCCGAGCGCGACCGCGTGCTGGACGCGATCCGCGAGGCCGCCTCGGTCATGGCCGGCGAGATCTACCGATACGAGGGAGACGACTACGGCACCTTCACCGCCCGCGTCGACGGCGACCGGTGGGAGTTAAAGTGGGAGGAAGGCGCCGTCTCGTACCTCCGGGTGGGCGGCTCCGGCGGGCTCTACCTGCTCTCGCAGTACGAGGCCCCGTCGGCCGTCGACGTGCGCGAACACGCCGACGCGGTCCGGGGATTCATCGAGGCGTACAACGAGTTCGTCGCGGAGGTAGAAAGCGATCTCGCGGCGGTCGAACTCGCTCCCTGAGGGAGCCGGTGGCGGCGCTGTTGTCCACGAATGTGCACATTCACCCGCCCAATGTGGGAATATTTATGCAGTAACGTCCGGTAGCGGCGCGCATGAGTGTCACCCTGCCGGGACCCACGCTCGGTATCGTCGGCGGCGGCCAACTCGGGCGCATGATCGGCGAGTCGGTCGCGCGGCTCGGCGTCGAAGTCGTCGTGTTAGACCCCACGCCGGACTGCCCGGCCAGTCCCGTCGTCAGCGACCAGATCGTCGGGGGGTTCGACGACCCCGAGGCGATCCGCGAGTTGGCGAGCCGAGTCGACGCCCTCACATTCGAGATCGAGTTGGCCGACCCGGATCTGCTGGCCGAGGCGGCCGCCGACCACGACGTGCCGGTCCATCCGGACCCGGACACCCTCCGCACCATCCAGGACAAACTCGTCCAGAAGGAGGCGCTGGTCGACGCGGGAATCCCGGTCCCCGAGTTCGTCGCTACCGCCACGGCCGATGGGCTCAAACGAGTCGTCGAAGAGTACGGCGGCGTCATGCTGAAGGCCCGCGAGGGCGGCTACGACGGCCGCGGAAACGTTCCGGTGCAGGACCCCGACGACGCGGCCGACGCGCTCGACGAGATCGGCGGCGCCGCGATGGCCGAGGAACTCCTCGACTTCGAGCGCGAAATCGCCGTGATGGGGTTAAAAGGGACAGACGGCGAGATCCGGACCTACCCCGTCACCGAGACGATCCACCGGGAGGAGATCCTCCGCGAGAGCGTCGCGCCGGCCCGCACCGACGACGCCATCGTCGCCGAGGCCGAGTCGGTCGCTCGCGACGTGCTCGGCGTGCTCGACGGCCGCGGCGTCTTCGGGATCGAGCTGTTCGAGACCCGCGACAGCGAGGTGCTCGTCAACGAGATCGCCCCCCGCCCGCACAACTCCGGTCACTGGACGATCGAGGGGGCGCGCACCTCCCAGTTCGAGAACCACGTTCGCGCCGTGCTCGGGTGGCCCCTCGGACCGACCGACCTCGTCGCGCCCTCGGTCACCGCGAACGTGCTCGGAGACGTCGAAGAGACCCAGTCCGCGACGCTGCGAAACGTCGACGCGGTGTTGGAGGCGGCCGAGGCAGACTTCCACTGGTACGGCAAAGCCGACGTGCGACCGCTCCGGAAGATGGGGCATCTGACGGCGACGCTCGTGGACGACAGCGATGCTGGTACGGCCGGCGAGTCGGACCGCGACGCGCTGCTCTCGCGAGCGCGGGCCCTCCGTGACGAGTTGACATTTATCAGCGAGTAGCCGGCCGACTCACAGACCGTCACGATTTACACCCTCGCTCGCGTCACTCACGTCCATGACCACGGTTCAGGATCTTATCGATCGACTCGACGCAGAGGCGGCGGCCGACGCCGACCCGGCGACGACCCCCGACGTGGGGATCATCATGGGGTCCGACTCGGATCTCCCCGTCATGGAGGGGGCGTACGACGCGCTCGACGACCTCGGGTTCGCAGAGCAGACCGACTTCGACGAGGCGCCCGCTGAGCGATTCACCTACGAGAGCTACGTCGTCTCCGCACACCGGACGCCCGATCTGATGTACGCGTACGGGGAGACCGCCGCGGCTCGGGGGCTCAATATCGTGATCGCGGGCGCGGGTGGGAAGTCGGCCGACCTCCCGAACATGACCGCGTCGATCGCGTACCCGATCCCGGTGATCGGCGTCCCCGTCCAAGAGAAGTCGGTCGACTCGGTGATCGGGATGCCGACCGGCGCCCCGATCGTCGCGGTCGACGCCGGCAAATCGTACAACGCCGCGCTGTCGGCGGCGCAGGTCATCGCGCGCGAACACGATACCGTTGAGGACCGACTGGTCGCCCTCCACGAGGACCAGAAGGCCGGCGTCGCCGACGTCTCGGCGGCCCTCCACGACCGCGGGCTCGCCGGATTCAGCGAGCGCGACGACGCGTAACTCCGGGCGAGCGTACCGGGGCGGCGAGCGGTGACCGACGCGCCGTCCCGTTCGGTGCCGTTTTCGGTGACGTTGGGTTCGTTGCGGTGAAGACTCAACGCTTATGAGGGGGCGGTTCAAACCCTCGGACGTTACGGAGACCTATATGAGCGATTGGATAGCGATTGGCGCCTTGGCGGTCGTCGGCCTGCTCATCCCGATAGCGATGATGACAGTGTCGGCGTTGCTCCGACCAAGCGTGCCTGAGACCGGTAAAAGTACCACCTACGAGTCCGGCGAAACCCCGACCGGCGGGACGAAGATCCGGTTCAACATTCAGTACTACATGGTCGCGCTGTTGTTCGTCGTGTTCGACATCGAGACCGTGTTGCTGTTCCCGTGGGCCGTCATCTACCGCCCGGCCATCAGCGCGGGCGTCCCGATGATCGACCTGCTGTGGCCGATGTTGGCGTTCGTCGGCATCCTCGCCGTCGGACTCGTCTGGGCGTGGCGCTCCGGCGCCATCAGCTGGGCGCGGAGTCCGCGCGCGACAAACCGAAAGACGGAGCGTGACCTCAACTAATGAGCAGCGATCAACCATTCATCACCGACGAATCGCAAGTCGTGACCGAGACGCGGGACGCCCGGATGACCGGGCAGGGAGACCGGTTTAACTCCCGCCTCCGCGAGGCGTTCGGCTCTTCGCCGTTCATCCTCACCAAGTTCGACAAGTTCCTGAACTGGTGTCGCGGCTCCTCGATGTTCATGCTGCAGTTCGGTATCGCCTGCTGCAGCATCGAGATGATGCACACCTACGCGGTGAAACACGACCTTGACCGCTTCGGGTCGGGGGTCCCCCGCGCCTCGCCGCGACAGGCCGACGTGATGATCGTTCCGGGGACGATCGTCTCGAAGTTCGCCCCCCGGATGAAGCGCGTCTACGACCAGATGCCCGAGCCGAAGTTCGTGGTCGGCATGGGTTCGTGTACCATCTCCGGCGGCCCGTTCCAGGAGGGGTACAACGTGATCAAAGGCGCCGAGGAGGTCATCCCGATCGACATTCACGTCCCCGGCTGCCCGCCCCGTCCGGAAGCGCTCGTCTACGGCGTCGTGAAGCTGCAAGAGCGCGTCGCCAACGGCGAGGCCGCCCCCGTGACGGTCAAGCCGTACGAACTGGAGGAGTTCTCCGACCTCGAACGCGACGAGCTCGTCGACAAGCTCGCCGACCAGATAGACGACGACGAACTCGTCATGCGGTACAACTTCGCTGATTCGCCATGAGCCTCGAACGACAAGACCCCGTCGACGACGGCGCCCTCGAGCGCACTCCGGACGAACTGGAGGCGCTCTTGGGCGACCTCGTCGTCGACCGCGACGACCACCTGAACGCCCCCGGTTTCGTCATCCGCCCGGACACCGTCCAGGAGACGCTCTCGACGCTGAAACAGGAGGCGGGCTACGACCACCTCTCGGTCGTGTCCGCACAGGAGTACGAAAACCGGTACGAGTCGATCTACCACTTAAAAAAGTACGACGACCCGACCCAAGAGGTCAGCATCGTCGTGCCCGCCGACAAGGACAACCCGGTCTCGGAGTCGGCCGAGCCCGTCTTCCGTACCGCCGACTGGCACGAGCGAGAGGCGTACGACCTGATCGGCATCGAGTACGACGACCACCCCGACCTCCGCCGGATCCTGCTGCCGGAGACCTGGCAGGGACACCCCCTGTCGATGGACTACGACAAAGACCGGCCGCAGATCGCCACGCTGCCGGAGCACGCGAACCCGCTCGAGGAACACCACAAGGACGCCGAGTCCGACACGATGTTCCTCAACATCGGGCCGCACCACCCGGCGACTCACGGGGTGCTCCACCTGAAGACGGTCCTCGACGGCGAGCAGGTCGTCGACGTCGAGCCCGACATCGGCTACCTCCACCGGAGCGAAGAGCAGATGGCACAGTCCGGGACCTACCGCCACCAGATCATGCCGTACCCGGACCGCTGGGACTACATCTCGGCGGGGCTGCTCAACGAGTGGGCGTACGCCCGCGCGGCCGAGGACCTTGCAGACATCGAGGTCCCCGAGTACGCGCAGGTCATCCGGACGATGGGCGCGGAGATGTGCCGGATCGCCGCGCACATGCTCGCGCTCGCCACGTTCGCGCTCGACATCAACGGCGACTTCACGGCGACGTTCATGTACGCCATCAACGACCGCGAGCGCGTACAGGACCTCTTAGAGGACCTGACGGGTCAGCGCCTGATGTTCAACTACTTCCGGCTCGGCGGCGTCGTCTGGGACCTGCCGGAGCCGCGCGAGGAGTTCTTCTCGAAGACGCGCGACTTCCTCGACCAGCTCCCGGAGTCCGTCGAGGAGTACCACAACCTGATCACCTCGAACGAGATCTTCCAGATGCGGACGATCGACACCGGCGTGCTCCCGCCGGATGTCGCGAAAAACTACGGTGCGACCGGCCCCGTCGCCCGCGGCTCGGGCGTCGACTACGACCTGCGTCGTGACGACCCGTACGGCTACTACGACGAACTCGACTGGGACGTCGTCACCGAGGAGGGCTGTGACAACTTCAGCCGGCTGCTCGTCCGGATGCGCGAGGTCGAAGAGTCCGCGAAGATCATCGAGCAGTGCATCGACCTGCTCGAAGACTGGCCCGAAGACGAGCGCAACATCCAGGCGAACGTGCCCCGCACGCTCCGCCCGGACGACGACACCGAAATCTACCGTGCCGTCGAGGGCGCAAAGGGCGAGCTCGGTATCTACATCCGCGCCGACGGCACCGACAAGCCGGCGCGGTTCAAGATCCGGTCGCCCTGCTTCTCGAACCTCCAAACGCTGCCGGAGATGGCGAACGGGGAGTACATCCCCGACGTGGTCGCCGCCCTCGGTAGCCTCGACATCGTTCTCGGGGAGGTGGACCGCTAATGGGCGCGGTGCCCGCACAGCTGTTCCCCGAGTTCCTCGCTAACGCGGTCGGCGTCGAGGGGCTCCTCGCCGAGATCGTCAGCTCCCTTATCGGAGCGACCGTCGTCGCCAGTATCATCCTCGCCTTCTCCGGCGTCGCCGGACCGTGGGCGAAACGGAAGATCACGGCCGCGTTCACCGACCGCATCGCGGTCGACCGGATCGGGCCGTTCGGGCTGCTCATCATCCCCGCCGCGTCGGTTCAGCTGCTGGCGAAAGAGCTCATCATCCCCGAAGGCGTCGACCGCCCGACGTGGGACATCGCCCCGATAATCCTCCCGGCGTCGGCGCTGCTCGGCTTCTCCGTGATTCCGATGGGACAGATCGGCCCGCTGAACATCCACCTCGCGGACCCCGAAGTCGGGCTGGCGCTGGTGTTCGCGTTCGCCTCCATCGCCTCAGTCTCGCTGGTGATGGCGGGCTACGCGTCGAGCAACAAGTACTCGCTTCTCGGCGGGCTCCGCGCGGTCGCACAGAACCTCGCGTACGAGATCCCCCTCATCGTCACGGCCATGTCGGTCGTGATCTTCGCGGGGACGCTCCAGATCAGCGGCGTCGTCGGGGCACAGACCGAGACGCTCGTGACGATCGCCGGGTTCGACATCCCGTCGTGGTACGCGTTCGTGAACCCGTTCGCGTTCGTGCTGTTCCTCACGGCGAACATGGCGGAGATCGGGCGGAACCCGTTCGACATCCCCGAGGCGCCGACCGAGATTGTCGGCGGGTACCAGACCGAGTACTCCTCGGCGTACTTCGTGCTGTTCTACCTCGGCGAGTTCGTCCACATCTTCCTCGGCGGGGCCATCCTCTCCGTGGTGTTCCTCGGCGGGGCGTCCGGTCCGGGTCCGGAGAGCATCAGCTTCATCTGGTTCGTGGTGAAGGTCTGGGGCTTCTTCCTGTTCACGCAGTGGGCCCGCGCGGCGATTCCCCGCGTCCGGATCGATCAGCTGATCGAGATCGGCTGGAAAGGAATGCTGGTGCTGTCGTTCGCGAACCTGGTGCTCACGGCCGTAATCGTGGGGGTGATCGCGTAATATGATTGGACTGATGAAATCCATGGCGACGACGATGAAACACGCGCTGGACGGGACGACGTTCACGGTGGAATACCCCGAGGACGCGCCCGACGTGAGCCCGCGGTTCCGCGGCGTTCACAAGTTCAGCCAGGAACGGTGCATCTGGTGTCGGCAGTGTGAGAACGTCTGCCCGAACGACACCATCCAGATCGTCCAAGACGACCAGCGAAACGGCGAGCAGTACAACCTCCACATCGGCCAGTGTATCTACTGTCGGCTGTGTGAGGAGGTCTGCCCCGTCGACGCCATCCTGTTGACGCAGAACTTCGAGTTCACCGCGGACACGAAAGACGACTTCGTGTTCAACAAAGAACAGCTCAAGAACGTCCCGTGGTACAAGGGAATCGACCCGCTGGAGTCCCGGAACCCCGATCGCGGCGCGTGGATCGGGGAGGGAGACGGCGAGGTCGACTACCAGTAGCGGGCGCGTCTCGAAATCTTCAAAGGGGTTCTCATAGGAGACAAACACAATGGTTTATCCTACCATCGCGTTCGGGCTGTTCGCCGCGGTCACGCTGGCGTTCGCCCTCGGGGTCGTCCTGGCGCGCGACGTGTTCCACGCCGCGTTGCTTCTGGGCGGTGCCCTCACGAGCGTTGCGGTTCACTACGTGATGCTGCAGGCGGAGTTTATCGCCGCCATGCAGATCCTCGTCTACGTGGGCGGGGTGCTGATTCTCGTCACGTTCGCCGTGATGCTCACGCGATCGGACACGAAAACGGAGGTGAATAGTGCATGAGTGACGATGAAACGCGGCGCGGCGGGCGTCTCGTACCCGCACTTACGGTCGGGCTCCTGTTCGCGGTGATGGCGTTTACCGTCCTCTCGGCCGAGTTCAGCGCCGAGATGGCGGCGTTCCCGGCGGACGCGTCTATCGTCCACAACATCGGGTACGCCCTGTTCAACCTCGGCGAGTACGAACTCGGCTCGGTGCCGTCCGAAGGGTTCCTCGCGGCGTTCCTGATCGCGGCGGTCGCGCTCGACGTGGCCGTTGACGGCGCGGTCTACCTGGCGAAACGCGAGAAAGACGGCTCCATCGTCTCTGCAGTTAGTGCCGCCCTCACCGACGGCGGTCGCGACGGAGGTGACCGGCAATGACGGCCGTCGCGTCGTCGATCCCGCCCCAGTGGTACCTGCTGCTCGCCACTGGGGTGTTCTGTATCGGTCTGTTCGGCGTGCTCACGCGTCGTGACGCGCTGTACTTCCTCATGAGCGTCGAACTCATGATGAACGCCGCGAACATCAACTTCGTCGCGTTCGCGCTGTACTACGGCGACCTCACGGGGCAGGTGTTCGCGCTGTTCGTCATCGCGCTCGCGGCTGCCGAGGTCGCGATCGGGATCGGCATCATCCTGGTGTTGTACCGCAACTTCGGCGTCACCGACGTCACCGTTCCAACGGAGATGAGATGGTAACATGATTGATGTGTTTTCGTACGTTCCGGCGATCGTTCTCCTCCCGTTCTTCTCGTTCCTCGTCGCTCTCAGCGTCGGGAAGTACCTCCCGAAAGGCGGCGCGTTCGGCGGTATCGCGGCGACGGCAGGCTCGTTCCTGCTCTCGCTGTGGGTACTCGCGTCCGTCGCGGGCGGGGAGGCGGCGAACCGCACGCTCTACACGTGGGCAAGCGGCGGCGGGATCGGCCCGACGGACGTGGAGCTGTCCTTCGGCATCCTGATCGACCCGCTGTCGGCGCTCATGCTCGTCATCGTTACGCTCGTGGCGATGCTCGTCCACGTGTTCTCGCTCGGTTACATGAACGACGAGGGCGAGACCGGGCTCCCCCGGTACTACGCCGGACTCGGCCTGTTCACGGCGTCGATGCTCGGCTTCGTCGTCGCCGACAACCTGCTGATGGCGTTCATGTTCTTCGAGCTGGTCGGACTCTGTTCGTACCTGCTCATCGGGTTCCACTTCCGCGAGCCCGGCCCGCCGTCGGCGGCGAAGAAGGCGTTCCTCGTCACCCGCTTCGGTGACTACTTCTTCCTTATCGGCGTCGTCGCCGTCCTCGCGACGTTCGGGACGGCGCAGTTCGGCGGTCCGGAATCGTTCCCGGCGCTCGCCGAGGCGGCGCTCGCCGGTGAGGGATCGCTCGCATGGACTCCCGGCGGCGTCGGCGTCCAAACGTGGTTCACCGTCGTCGGGCTCCTCGTGTTGGGCGGTGTCGTCGGGAAGTCCGCACAGTTCCCGCTTCACACCTGGCTCCCCGACGCGATGGAGGGCCCGACGCCCGTCTCCGCGCTCATCCACGCCGCGACGATGGTTGCGGCCGGCGTCTACCTCGTCGCGCGGATGTACGGGTTCTACGCCCTCACGCCGACGACGCTCGCGGTAATCGCCTTCATCGGCGGCTTTACCGCGCTGTTCGCGGCGACGATGGGGCTCGTGAAAGACGAACTGAAGCAGGTGCTCGCGTACTCGACCATCTCGCAGTACGGCTACATGATGCTCGCGCTCGGCTCGGGCGGGTACGTGGCCGCGGTCTTCCACCTGACCACGCACGCCTTCTTCAAGGCACTGCTGTTCCTCGGTGCCGGTGCGGTGATCATCGCCATGCACCACAACGAGAACATGTGGGACATGGGCGGGCTCAAATCGAAGATGCCCGTCACCTACTACACCTTCCTCGCCGGGTCGCTCGCGCTCGCCGGCATCTTCCCGTTCGCCGGCTTCTGGTCGAAAGACGAGATCCTCTACGAGGCGCTCGTTCACGCGCCCGGCGAACCGCTGCTGTTCGGCGGCTACCTGATGGGGCTGCTCGCGGTGCCCGTCACGGCCTTCTACACCTTCCGGATGGTGTTCTTGACCTTCCACGGTGAGGCCCGGAGCGACACCGCACGCGACCCCGAACCCGTTCGCTGGAACGTGAAGGGGCCGCTGACGGTCCTCGGGTCGCTCGCGGTCGTGACCGGATTCATCAACATGGTGCCGGTCCAGAAGGTCCTGGGACTCGAGGGGATCGACTTCCTCCACCTGTGGCTCGACAACGAGTGGGGCGGGATCGAGGGACTCTCCTCGCACCACTACGGAGACATCGGGCCGTACAGCAGCCAGTACCTCGTCGGCGGCGAGGTCGGCACGGTGCTCGCCGGCGCGGCCGTCTCGCTCGGCCTGGCGCTGGCCGGCCTCGGCGTCGCCTGGCGGCTCTACAACGTTCCGTCGCCGACGGAACACACGGCGAAGCTCGGCGGGATCAAAGACGTGCTGTACAACAACTACTACTTAGACGAACTGCAGGTATGGCTCGCGTATCGAACTGAGGACGTGGCCGGCGGCGCAAACACCTTCGACCAAGGCATCATCGACGGCGTCGTCAACGGCGTCTCGTCGGTGAGCCTCTTCGGAGGGAGTCGCGTCCGGCGGCTCCAGAACGGCGTGGTGTCGCAGTACGCCATGCTGCTTACGCTGGGGCTCGTCGCGCTCATCCTTGTCCTCGGCCTGACCGAAGGAGGGTTCCTATGATACTTGAAGCGCTCATCGGCGTGACGTTCGTCGCCGCGCTCCTCGTGCTCTTGGCCCCGGACGCGTGGGCCGGCCGGCTGGCGTTCGTGTTAAGTTTGCTCCCGTTCGCCGGGTCGCTGTACCTCTGGTCCGGCTTCGACGCCGCCGGCAACGCACTCAAGGGCGGCGACATCGCGTACGCGACGCAGGTCGAGTGGCTGGAAGTCGGCGGACGGACCGTGTCGTGGTTCGTCGGGCTGGACGGGATCAGCCTCCCGCTCGTCGTCCTCACGACCTTCCTCGTCCCGCTCGCAATCGTCAGCGCGTGGACGCCGATCGACGCCCGGCAGAGTCAGTTCTACGGGCTCATGTTGTTCATGGAGGCGAATCTGCTCGGCGTGTTCACCGCGCTGGACTTCTTCCTGTGGTTCGTCTTCTGGGAGGCCGTCCTCGTCCCGATGTACTTCCTCATCGGCGTCTGGGGCGGTCCGCGCCGGAAGTACGCCGCGATCAAGTTCTTCGTGTACACGAACGCGGCGTCGCTGCTGATGTTCATCGGGTTCATGTCGCTGACCTTTGCGCTCGGCGACTCCGTGAGCTCGTTCGCGCTGCCGGAGATCACGGGGGCCATCGCCAACGGCGGACTCGGTGAGTTCTTCGGCATCGCCGGCGGACAGATCGCGCTGTTCGCGTTCCTCGCGATGTTCCTCGGGTTCGCGGTGAAGGTCCCGATCGTGCCGTTCCACACGTGGCTCCCGGACGCCCACGTCGAGGCGCCGACACCGGTGTCGGTGCTCCTGGCGGGCGTCCTCCTGAAGATGGGGACGTACGCGCTGCTCCGGTTCAACTTCACGATGCTCCCCGAGCAGGCGTCCGCGCTCGCGGTGCCGATCGCGGCCATCGCCGTCATCAGCGTCATCTACGGCGCAATGTTGGCGCTGGCACAGAAAGACCTCAAGCGCATCGTCGCGTACTCGTCCGTCTCCTCGATGGGCTACGTCATCCTCGGCCTGATCGTGTTCACCGAGTACGGCGTCGGCGGCGCGACCTTCCAGATGGTCGCACACGGCCTCATCTCGGGGCTGATGTTCATGGCCGTCGGCGTCATCTACAACGCGACGCACACCCGGATGGTCGGCGACATGTCCGGCATGGCCGACCGGATGCCCATCGCCGTGGGCATCCTCGTCGCCGGGGCGTTCGGCTACATGGGACTCCCGCTGATGGCCGGCTTCGCCGGGGAGTTCTTCATCTTCGTCGGCTCCTTCGCCGCGCCGACGCTGCCGTACGCGCCGGTGTTCACGGCACTCGCGATGTTCGGTATCGTCATCGTCGCCGGCTACCTGCTGTCGGCGATGCAGAGCACGCTGTTCGGACCCTTCGAGATCGAAACGGACTACGACATCGGTCCCGCGCCGTTCCACGACGTCGCCCCGCTCGCGGTGCTTCTGGTGGCGATCATCGTGCTCGGCGTCGCGCCCGACATCTTCTTCGAGATGATCCGTGATGCTGCCGTCCCCGTGGTCGAGGGGGTGACCGTCGATGGATAGCACGCTACCGAACCTGGTCGCGCTGCTCCCCGTCCTCCTGCTCGCGTTCACGGGGCTCGCGCTGCTGCTCGTCGACACGATCAGTCCCGACGCGCGGTCGAACACCTCGATGGCGATCGTCGGCGCCGTCGGATCGCTGGCCGCGCTCGCGGCGAGCGTCTGGCTGGTCGTCGCCGGCAGCGGCGAGCCGATCACGCTGCTCGCCGAGGCGATCAAAGTCGACACGATGGCGCTGTTTTTCACCGCCATCTTCGCCTCCGTGACGGCGCTCGTCGTCGTCGCGGCCCACGACTACTTCCACGACCACCCGAGCCCGGCGGCGTTCTACTCGCTCGTCGTGTTCGCGGCGACCGGGATGGCGCTGCTCGCGGCCGCGAACTCCCTCGCGGTCGTCTTCGTCGCCTTAGAGATGGTGTCGCTGCCGTCGTACGTCCTCGTCGCCTACCTCAAGGAGAACCGCGGGAGCGTCGAGGCGGGGATGAAGTACTTCCTCGTCGGCGCGCTCTCGTCGGCGATATTCCTGTTCGGCATCTCGCTCGTGTACGCGGCGACAGGGTCGCTCCTGTTCGCCGACGTCGCTGAAGGGATCGGCTCGCTCGACGGTCTCGCCGGCGTCGCCGGCATCGGCATCGTGATGATCGTCGGCGGGGTCGCGTTCAAGACCGCCTCCGTGCCGTTCCACTTCTGGGCGCCGGAGGCGTACGAAGGCGCGCCCGCACCGGTGAGCGCGTTCCTCTCGTCCGCCTCGAAGGCGGCCGGGTTCGTGGTCGCGTTCCGCCTCTTCACCGAGGCGTTCCCGGTGGGCGCAGCGCCCGCCATCGACTGGGTGCTCGCGTTCGGGATCTTAGCGGCCGTGACGATGACGCTCGGTAACTTCGCGGCGGCGGTCCAAGAGGAGGTCAAGCGGATGCTCGCGTACTCCTCGATCGGGCACGCGGGCTACGTGCTCATCGGCGTCGCGGCCCTCTCGCAGGGCTCCGGCGGGAACGGTGCCGTGATGGGCGCCGCGATGGCGCACCTGCTCGTCTACGGCTTTATGAACACCGGCGCGTTCCTCTTCGTCGCGATGGCGGAGCGGTGGGGTGTCGGCCGGACCTTCGAGGACTACGCCGGGCTCGCCAAGCGCGCGCCCGTCGCCTCCACGGCGATGGCCGTGTTCATGTTCTCGCTCGCCGGCCTGCCACCCTTCGCCGGGTTCTTCTCGAAGTACTTCCTGTTCATGGGCGCCATCGACAACGGCTTCCTGTGGCTGGCGGCCGTCGGCGCCGTCAACAGCGTCATCTCGCTGTACTACTACAGTCGGGTCGTGAAGGCGCTGTTCATCGACGATCCGGCGTCGTCGAGCGCGCTCGACGCGATCGACGTGCGGCCGACCGGCCTGTACGCGGCGGTCGTCTTCGCCGCGGTCGCGACGGTGCTGCTCCTGCCCGGCTTCGGCCCGGTCATCGAGACCGCCGAGGCCGCCGCGTCGGCGCTGTTCTGACGCGCCGGCTCCGTTTTTCGCCGTTTTATACGGGCCTTCGGTACCGCTATCCGCAGGTATTAGCGCGTTCGGTCCCACCATTCGGTATGAGTCGAACTCGGACGTACCGCTGTCTGAA
This genomic window from Halorubrum sp. PV6 contains:
- a CDS encoding NADH-quinone oxidoreductase subunit J, whose product is MSDDETRRGGRLVPALTVGLLFAVMAFTVLSAEFSAEMAAFPADASIVHNIGYALFNLGEYELGSVPSEGFLAAFLIAAVALDVAVDGAVYLAKREKDGSIVSAVSAALTDGGRDGGDRQ
- the nuoK gene encoding NADH-quinone oxidoreductase subunit NuoK, which gives rise to MTAVASSIPPQWYLLLATGVFCIGLFGVLTRRDALYFLMSVELMMNAANINFVAFALYYGDLTGQVFALFVIALAAAEVAIGIGIILVLYRNFGVTDVTVPTEMRW
- the nuoL gene encoding NADH-quinone oxidoreductase subunit L, with protein sequence MIDVFSYVPAIVLLPFFSFLVALSVGKYLPKGGAFGGIAATAGSFLLSLWVLASVAGGEAANRTLYTWASGGGIGPTDVELSFGILIDPLSALMLVIVTLVAMLVHVFSLGYMNDEGETGLPRYYAGLGLFTASMLGFVVADNLLMAFMFFELVGLCSYLLIGFHFREPGPPSAAKKAFLVTRFGDYFFLIGVVAVLATFGTAQFGGPESFPALAEAALAGEGSLAWTPGGVGVQTWFTVVGLLVLGGVVGKSAQFPLHTWLPDAMEGPTPVSALIHAATMVAAGVYLVARMYGFYALTPTTLAVIAFIGGFTALFAATMGLVKDELKQVLAYSTISQYGYMMLALGSGGYVAAVFHLTTHAFFKALLFLGAGAVIIAMHHNENMWDMGGLKSKMPVTYYTFLAGSLALAGIFPFAGFWSKDEILYEALVHAPGEPLLFGGYLMGLLAVPVTAFYTFRMVFLTFHGEARSDTARDPEPVRWNVKGPLTVLGSLAVVTGFINMVPVQKVLGLEGIDFLHLWLDNEWGGIEGLSSHHYGDIGPYSSQYLVGGEVGTVLAGAAVSLGLALAGLGVAWRLYNVPSPTEHTAKLGGIKDVLYNNYYLDELQVWLAYRTEDVAGGANTFDQGIIDGVVNGVSSVSLFGGSRVRRLQNGVVSQYAMLLTLGLVALILVLGLTEGGFL
- a CDS encoding NuoM family protein, with product MILEALIGVTFVAALLVLLAPDAWAGRLAFVLSLLPFAGSLYLWSGFDAAGNALKGGDIAYATQVEWLEVGGRTVSWFVGLDGISLPLVVLTTFLVPLAIVSAWTPIDARQSQFYGLMLFMEANLLGVFTALDFFLWFVFWEAVLVPMYFLIGVWGGPRRKYAAIKFFVYTNAASLLMFIGFMSLTFALGDSVSSFALPEITGAIANGGLGEFFGIAGGQIALFAFLAMFLGFAVKVPIVPFHTWLPDAHVEAPTPVSVLLAGVLLKMGTYALLRFNFTMLPEQASALAVPIAAIAVISVIYGAMLALAQKDLKRIVAYSSVSSMGYVILGLIVFTEYGVGGATFQMVAHGLISGLMFMAVGVIYNATHTRMVGDMSGMADRMPIAVGILVAGAFGYMGLPLMAGFAGEFFIFVGSFAAPTLPYAPVFTALAMFGIVIVAGYLLSAMQSTLFGPFEIETDYDIGPAPFHDVAPLAVLLVAIIVLGVAPDIFFEMIRDAAVPVVEGVTVDG
- a CDS encoding NADH-quinone oxidoreductase subunit N; protein product: MDSTLPNLVALLPVLLLAFTGLALLLVDTISPDARSNTSMAIVGAVGSLAALAASVWLVVAGSGEPITLLAEAIKVDTMALFFTAIFASVTALVVVAAHDYFHDHPSPAAFYSLVVFAATGMALLAAANSLAVVFVALEMVSLPSYVLVAYLKENRGSVEAGMKYFLVGALSSAIFLFGISLVYAATGSLLFADVAEGIGSLDGLAGVAGIGIVMIVGGVAFKTASVPFHFWAPEAYEGAPAPVSAFLSSASKAAGFVVAFRLFTEAFPVGAAPAIDWVLAFGILAAVTMTLGNFAAAVQEEVKRMLAYSSIGHAGYVLIGVAALSQGSGGNGAVMGAAMAHLLVYGFMNTGAFLFVAMAERWGVGRTFEDYAGLAKRAPVASTAMAVFMFSLAGLPPFAGFFSKYFLFMGAIDNGFLWLAAVGAVNSVISLYYYSRVVKALFIDDPASSSALDAIDVRPTGLYAAVVFAAVATVLLLPGFGPVIETAEAAASALF